A genome region from Chryseobacterium sp. G0186 includes the following:
- a CDS encoding T9SS type B sorting domain-containing protein — MKKILLIFLIIFSHISYAQSDCSSAMAVCGNTTISYTPNGHGDTLETIGGCLSDERYSVWYTFTIAVGGTLTFEIVPNDLGNDYDFGVFGPNKSCATRGTPLRGSYAVASGITGLNMTSTDLCDPVGGDRFAKYMDVLPGETYYLIVNNHSQSANGFIMKWGGTATLASPFTDPNIQPHPFNPPGIAGATPADPREVPICTNPALFDFSSLSAGIINGNPNFTVTYHHNQNDALTAANPITTPLTVGTTTEYYYSISYTDPVDANNPINKCRQTGKFKFKEGTIVAKDATLTSCNNNNAGTATYDLTTADVFADPTATKKYYPTMHDLNAGTNEITSIYQFVSAEGKIFVKVTSQYGCVDTAEITLKFYPVVIAKDAVQRECFIESNPSTAQFNLDNAPVVTPAAGITKRYFPSLTDAVDATNEILNPTTYIAPNGVVYVRVADNRGCYTVVKIELTVLAPVKSNVLKDKIICMEDKTTLDAGPGFKSYEWSTGATTQSIKDVGVGTYWVKLKTGECVTTQTVKIYPSEQPVIASIDVSNTTLTVNVIGGTPDYKYSIDNIIWQDSNVFNNVARGTYKVYVKDAYDCDPIEVSVLVPNLINIITPNGDGVNDVLDYSAIADKQNLTFNIFDRYGVKIHQADKSNGYKWDGTIAGKKIPTGTYWYSLTWNENDKKNTPFKFSGWIIVKNRE; from the coding sequence ATGAAAAAAATACTACTCATTTTCTTAATAATATTTTCACATATTTCATATGCCCAATCAGACTGTTCATCAGCTATGGCAGTATGTGGAAATACAACCATCTCATATACCCCAAATGGTCACGGTGACACCCTGGAAACCATAGGTGGCTGCCTTAGCGATGAAAGATATTCTGTATGGTATACTTTCACCATTGCTGTCGGAGGAACTCTTACCTTTGAAATTGTTCCGAATGATCTGGGCAATGACTATGACTTTGGTGTATTCGGACCCAATAAATCATGTGCTACAAGAGGAACTCCCCTGAGAGGCTCTTATGCTGTAGCAAGTGGAATCACTGGTCTTAATATGACTTCTACAGACCTATGCGACCCTGTAGGTGGGGACAGATTTGCAAAATACATGGATGTTTTACCCGGCGAAACTTATTACCTCATTGTAAACAACCACTCTCAGTCAGCAAATGGTTTCATCATGAAATGGGGTGGAACAGCTACTCTAGCATCTCCATTTACTGACCCGAATATTCAGCCTCATCCATTCAACCCTCCGGGAATTGCCGGAGCAACTCCAGCAGACCCAAGAGAAGTACCAATCTGTACCAATCCTGCGCTTTTTGATTTTTCATCTTTATCAGCGGGGATCATCAATGGAAACCCTAATTTCACGGTAACTTATCATCACAATCAAAATGACGCCTTAACAGCGGCCAATCCTATTACAACACCTCTTACTGTAGGAACAACAACGGAGTATTATTACAGTATCAGCTATACAGATCCGGTTGATGCCAATAACCCTATTAACAAGTGTAGGCAAACTGGTAAATTCAAATTTAAGGAAGGAACTATTGTAGCAAAAGATGCAACATTAACCAGCTGTAATAATAACAATGCAGGGACTGCAACTTATGACCTTACTACCGCAGATGTTTTTGCAGATCCTACCGCTACAAAAAAATACTATCCAACAATGCATGACCTGAATGCAGGAACAAATGAGATTACTTCAATTTATCAGTTTGTTTCAGCCGAAGGAAAAATATTTGTAAAGGTAACTTCTCAATACGGTTGCGTTGACACAGCAGAGATCACTCTTAAGTTTTATCCGGTTGTCATTGCTAAGGATGCAGTACAAAGAGAATGCTTTATTGAATCAAACCCGTCTACAGCTCAATTTAATCTGGACAACGCTCCGGTAGTTACTCCAGCTGCAGGCATAACAAAAAGATACTTCCCATCATTAACTGATGCTGTAGATGCTACTAATGAAATTTTAAACCCAACAACATACATCGCACCTAATGGTGTTGTATATGTAAGAGTTGCTGACAACCGTGGATGCTACACCGTAGTAAAGATTGAGCTTACCGTCCTTGCACCTGTAAAGTCTAATGTATTAAAAGACAAAATCATTTGTATGGAAGACAAAACTACCCTGGATGCAGGACCAGGATTTAAAAGCTACGAATGGAGCACAGGAGCAACCACTCAGTCCATCAAAGATGTTGGCGTAGGAACCTATTGGGTAAAGCTTAAAACCGGAGAATGTGTTACGACTCAAACCGTAAAAATATACCCTTCTGAACAACCAGTTATAGCCAGCATTGATGTATCAAACACAACATTAACGGTGAATGTTATTGGAGGAACTCCAGACTACAAATATTCTATAGATAATATTATATGGCAAGATTCCAATGTATTCAATAATGTAGCAAGAGGAACTTACAAAGTATATGTAAAAGATGCTTATGACTGTGATCCTATTGAAGTTTCAGTACTGGTTCCTAACTTGATCAACATTATTACACCAAACGGAGACGGAGTGAATGATGTACTAGACTACTCTGCTATCGCTGACAAGCAAAATCTGACATTTAATATTTTTGACAGATATGGTGTGAAAATTCACCAGGCAGACAAATCCAACGGATACAAGTGGGACGGAACTATTGCTGGTAAAAAAATACCAACAGGTACTTACTGGTATTCTTTAACATGGAATGAGAATGACAAAAAGAACACTCCTTTCAAGTTCTCAGGATGGATTATAGTAAAAAACAGAGAATAA
- a CDS encoding MFS transporter, with protein MISFTPLKTLQNVEFRNLLTGRFFIVLAFRMLATLLGWWVYQLTKDPFSIGLIGLSEVIPAVSCALYAGHVIDMNEKKRLLLICNYAYIFLIGLLLIPAFLNVEMHFTGHQITYFIYVVIFFTGIARAFIGPIVPSMIPKIVKKENLPNAVTLNQATFLISSVCGHAIGGLLIGYFGVQWTLVAVLSLIFIASLFFWQLNKQYSEHKKENVNVVESMREGISYIFKTKEILGALCLDMFAVLFGGAVAMIPVFATDILKSGAEGFGLLNAASDIGSMFIITLLSIIPLRKNQGKILLAVVTGFGICIIGFGLSKLYWLSFMFLVMSGMLDGISVVIRGTIVQLKTPDHIRGRVLSVNSIFIMSSNEMGQFESGVMAKLLGVVRSVVFGGCMTVLVALAVAGTNPKLRKMQY; from the coding sequence ATGATTTCCTTTACCCCGTTAAAAACATTACAAAATGTTGAATTCAGGAATCTTCTTACCGGAAGATTTTTTATTGTTTTAGCTTTCAGAATGCTTGCCACTTTATTAGGATGGTGGGTATATCAATTAACAAAAGATCCTTTTTCCATAGGCCTTATTGGACTTTCTGAGGTAATTCCTGCAGTAAGCTGCGCTTTATATGCGGGACATGTTATTGATATGAATGAGAAAAAAAGATTGCTGCTGATCTGTAATTATGCCTATATTTTTCTGATTGGGCTTTTGCTTATCCCGGCATTTCTTAATGTAGAAATGCATTTCACTGGTCATCAGATTACTTATTTTATTTATGTTGTAATATTTTTCACAGGAATTGCCAGAGCTTTTATCGGGCCTATTGTTCCATCTATGATTCCAAAGATTGTAAAGAAAGAAAACCTTCCCAATGCAGTCACTCTAAACCAAGCTACCTTTCTGATCTCTTCTGTATGTGGACATGCCATAGGAGGACTTCTGATTGGATATTTTGGAGTACAGTGGACATTAGTGGCAGTCTTATCGCTCATATTTATAGCTTCTTTGTTTTTCTGGCAACTCAATAAACAGTATTCTGAACACAAAAAGGAAAATGTAAATGTTGTGGAAAGTATGCGTGAGGGTATTTCGTATATTTTTAAAACCAAAGAAATTCTTGGGGCGTTATGTCTGGATATGTTTGCTGTACTTTTCGGAGGTGCAGTTGCTATGATCCCTGTATTTGCAACTGATATCTTAAAATCAGGAGCTGAAGGCTTTGGTCTTCTGAATGCTGCTTCTGATATAGGTTCTATGTTCATCATCACTCTATTGTCTATTATTCCTTTACGAAAGAATCAGGGGAAAATACTACTTGCAGTGGTTACAGGATTTGGGATCTGCATCATTGGGTTTGGATTATCCAAGCTCTATTGGCTCTCTTTCATGTTCCTTGTAATGAGCGGAATGCTGGATGGAATTTCTGTAGTAATCAGAGGAACCATTGTACAACTAAAAACACCTGATCATATAAGAGGACGAGTATTAAGTGTCAACTCAATATTCATTATGTCCAGCAATGAAATGGGGCAGTTTGAAAGTGGAGTTATGGCTAAACTATTGGGAGTTGTACGTTCTGTAGTATTTGGTGGATGTATGACCGTATTAGTTGCTCTTGCTGTAGCAGGTACCAATCCTAAGCTAAGAAAAATGCAATACTAA
- a CDS encoding GH3 auxin-responsive promoter family protein, producing MLNFFKKKAALIWAKKHVQKTEEFKKNAEKNQEDLLISLVSTAQKTLFGREHDFENIHSVKEFQDRVPVADYEDLKHYIERVKKGQANILWTETPEYFAKTSGTTSGSKYIPISKEGMPFQIAGAQSALFHYISKKNNADFVNGKMIFLQGSPELEEVFGIKTGRLSGIVAHHIPNYLQKNRLPSWETNIMEDWEAKVDKIIEETEHENMTLISGIPPWLIMYFEKLTEKHGKKIKQLFPNLQLIVTGGVNYEPYRDKMEDLLGGSVDIIQTFPASEGFFAFQDDYKKEGLLLLTNHGIFYEFIPLEEYGKPNARRLTLRDIELNKDYALILTTNSGLWAYSIGDVVRFIDKNPHRVLVSGRTKHFTSAFGEHVIAIEVEEAMKATLEKHPAQITEFHLAPQVNPDEGLPYHEWLIEFEKDPENLESFRDELDLQLRNRNTYYNDLISGNILQKLQITRLRKNAFHEYAKSQGKLGGQNKTPRLANDRNVADLLEIYKF from the coding sequence ATGTTAAACTTCTTCAAGAAAAAAGCAGCGCTTATTTGGGCAAAAAAGCATGTCCAAAAGACAGAGGAATTCAAAAAAAATGCAGAGAAAAATCAGGAGGATTTATTAATTTCCCTTGTTTCCACAGCTCAAAAAACACTTTTTGGGCGGGAACATGATTTTGAAAATATTCATTCTGTAAAAGAATTCCAGGATAGAGTTCCCGTTGCAGATTATGAAGACTTGAAACATTATATTGAAAGAGTAAAAAAAGGACAAGCCAACATTCTTTGGACAGAAACCCCTGAATATTTTGCCAAAACCTCAGGAACTACTTCAGGATCTAAATACATCCCTATATCTAAGGAGGGCATGCCTTTTCAGATTGCAGGAGCCCAAAGCGCCCTTTTCCATTATATCAGTAAAAAAAACAATGCTGATTTCGTCAACGGAAAAATGATCTTTCTACAGGGCAGCCCTGAACTGGAAGAAGTATTTGGAATAAAGACCGGAAGACTGTCTGGTATTGTGGCTCACCACATCCCCAATTATCTTCAAAAAAACCGCTTACCAAGCTGGGAAACCAATATTATGGAAGACTGGGAAGCCAAGGTTGATAAAATTATTGAGGAAACTGAGCACGAAAACATGACCCTGATCTCAGGAATTCCGCCATGGCTGATCATGTATTTTGAAAAACTTACAGAAAAACATGGGAAAAAGATCAAACAGCTGTTTCCCAACCTTCAGCTTATTGTGACAGGAGGGGTAAACTATGAGCCTTACCGTGATAAAATGGAGGATTTATTGGGCGGCAGTGTAGATATTATTCAAACTTTTCCGGCTTCTGAAGGCTTTTTTGCTTTTCAGGATGATTATAAAAAGGAAGGGCTCTTACTTTTGACCAATCATGGAATTTTTTATGAATTTATCCCGTTGGAAGAATATGGCAAGCCTAATGCAAGAAGATTAACACTAAGAGATATTGAACTCAATAAAGACTATGCTTTAATCCTTACCACCAACTCAGGCTTATGGGCTTATTCCATTGGTGATGTTGTACGATTTATTGATAAAAATCCACACAGAGTTTTGGTAAGTGGCAGGACTAAACATTTTACCTCAGCATTTGGTGAACATGTAATTGCTATTGAAGTGGAAGAAGCCATGAAGGCAACGCTTGAAAAACATCCGGCACAGATTACAGAGTTTCATCTGGCTCCACAGGTGAACCCAGATGAGGGACTTCCTTATCATGAATGGCTGATAGAGTTTGAAAAGGATCCTGAGAATTTGGAATCTTTCCGGGATGAACTGGATCTACAGCTTAGAAACAGAAATACCTATTATAATGATCTAATCTCCGGAAATATTTTACAGAAACTTCAGATCACAAGGCTTAGGAAAAATGCCTTTCATGAATATGCCAAATCTCAAGGAAAATTGGGTGGTCAAAATAAGACCCCAAGATTAGCGAATGACAGAAATGTTGCCGATCTCTTAGAAATTTACAAATTTTAA
- the mfd gene encoding transcription-repair coupling factor, which produces MQLKSINEKFLPDLMQKEFGKEIFTQLENNQHIAVKGSAGSSVSVFVAELFLVQKKHILYLVDDKEEALYANTEMEDLLGKEKVLYFPATHLEPYQVEKTQNANLVLRTEVLNKINSGRSPKVIVAYAGALSEKVLKKEDFKAISHHIKVGDQLDFDFIDELLNHYHFQQTDFVSEPGEFSVRGGIVDVFSYSYEKPYRITFFGNEVENIKTFDIETQLSVDKVKDFQLVSNMNFSVVGSRVSLLQLLPKESYVVSKNGMVGMQKIKTFYEKSLEKYDTLSKDIAHRTPQELFISDQEFLFDYKKFKTVDFGGITIEGLKEVTEVKMEQLPQPSFHKNFELLIEDIEEKQQGGYDTWISFSTEKQKERLESIFEELEHELPFKSFKSELHEGFVDNGHKLLVYTDHQIFDRYQRYKAKNTFAKSEQLTLKDLMSLKIGDYIAHIDHGIGKFMGLVKVNNDGKIQECFKLTYKNGDLLYVSIHSLHKISKYNGPDGREIVLSKLGSPTWKSLKQKTKAKVKQIAFDLIRLYAERKTAKGFAYTPDSYLQNELEASFIYEDTPDQEKATVDVKRDMEADTVMDRLVCGDVGFGKTEVAIRAAFKAATDGKQVAILVPTTILAFQHYRSFKERLKDFPVNVGYVNRFRTAKQKSETLDDLKNGKVDIIIGTHQLVSSSVKFKDLGLLIIDEEHKFGVSVKDKLKTLKNNVDTLTLTATPIPRTLQFSLMAARDLSVIKTPPPNRQPVDTQLIGFNEEILRDAVSYELQRDGQVYFINNRIENLKDIAGLIQRLVPDARVITGHGQMEGKQLEKNVLDFMEGKYDVLVSTTIVESGVDVPNANTIFINDAQRFGMADLHQMRGRVGRSNRKAFCYLITPPYDMMTADARKRLEAIEQFSDLGSGFQIAMKDLEIRGAGDLLGAEQSGFINEMGFETYQKLMQEALEELKDDVDFENLFENEEDRQKLFKSVKDVNIDTDLELMLPDFYISNTEERLLLYQKIADINNEKDLHQFELELIDRFGPLPKEAINLLKSVSLKWLAADIGFEKIVMKNGVFLGYFPGNPQDKFYQTERFRHIINYLTRNPAEAQLKEKSGKEGNQLMMRKERVKNVDEVNILLKAIIEHN; this is translated from the coding sequence ATGCAGTTAAAATCCATCAATGAAAAGTTCCTTCCCGATCTGATGCAGAAAGAATTCGGAAAGGAGATTTTTACCCAGTTAGAAAACAATCAGCATATTGCCGTGAAAGGAAGTGCGGGGTCTTCAGTGTCAGTTTTTGTAGCTGAGCTTTTTTTGGTTCAGAAAAAACATATTCTTTATCTGGTAGATGATAAGGAAGAGGCATTATATGCCAATACGGAAATGGAAGACCTGCTTGGAAAAGAAAAGGTACTGTATTTCCCGGCGACCCATCTTGAACCTTATCAGGTGGAAAAGACACAGAATGCCAATCTGGTATTAAGAACAGAGGTTCTGAATAAGATCAACTCCGGAAGATCGCCGAAGGTTATTGTGGCGTATGCCGGAGCCTTATCCGAAAAAGTATTAAAAAAAGAAGATTTTAAAGCTATTTCTCATCATATAAAAGTAGGAGATCAGTTAGATTTTGATTTTATTGACGAGTTGCTTAACCATTATCATTTCCAGCAGACTGATTTTGTATCTGAACCCGGTGAATTTTCAGTGAGAGGAGGGATTGTAGATGTATTTTCCTATTCCTACGAAAAACCATACAGGATTACGTTCTTTGGGAATGAGGTTGAAAATATTAAAACATTTGATATTGAAACGCAGCTTTCAGTGGATAAGGTAAAAGATTTTCAATTGGTTTCCAATATGAATTTTTCTGTTGTGGGAAGCAGGGTTTCCTTATTGCAGCTTTTGCCTAAGGAAAGCTATGTAGTTTCTAAAAATGGAATGGTGGGAATGCAGAAGATAAAAACATTCTACGAAAAATCCCTTGAAAAATATGATACCTTAAGTAAAGATATTGCCCATAGAACGCCACAAGAGCTTTTTATTTCCGATCAGGAGTTTTTATTTGATTATAAAAAATTTAAAACCGTTGATTTCGGAGGGATAACTATTGAAGGCTTAAAAGAGGTTACTGAAGTTAAAATGGAACAGCTTCCACAGCCTTCATTCCATAAAAACTTTGAACTTCTGATTGAAGATATTGAAGAAAAACAACAAGGAGGATATGATACCTGGATTTCCTTTTCTACGGAGAAGCAGAAAGAGAGGCTGGAATCTATTTTTGAGGAACTTGAACATGAGCTTCCTTTTAAAAGCTTCAAGTCTGAGTTGCATGAGGGGTTTGTAGATAATGGACATAAGTTATTAGTATATACTGATCACCAGATTTTTGACCGTTATCAAAGATATAAGGCTAAAAATACCTTTGCAAAGTCTGAACAGCTTACCCTAAAGGATTTAATGTCCTTAAAGATTGGAGACTATATCGCTCACATCGATCATGGGATTGGAAAGTTTATGGGACTGGTAAAAGTAAATAATGACGGCAAAATCCAGGAATGTTTTAAGCTGACGTATAAAAACGGAGACTTATTATATGTAAGCATTCACTCTCTGCATAAGATTTCAAAATATAACGGACCTGATGGAAGGGAAATTGTGCTGAGCAAGTTAGGTTCACCAACATGGAAGAGCTTAAAGCAAAAAACAAAAGCCAAGGTAAAGCAGATCGCCTTTGATCTTATTAGATTATACGCTGAAAGAAAAACAGCAAAGGGTTTTGCTTATACACCAGATTCGTATTTACAAAATGAGCTGGAGGCAAGCTTTATTTATGAAGATACTCCGGATCAGGAAAAAGCAACTGTTGATGTAAAAAGAGATATGGAAGCTGATACGGTGATGGATAGGCTGGTTTGTGGTGATGTAGGTTTCGGTAAAACAGAAGTTGCAATCCGCGCGGCCTTTAAAGCGGCAACAGACGGAAAGCAGGTGGCCATATTGGTGCCCACAACTATCTTGGCATTTCAGCACTACAGAAGTTTTAAGGAAAGACTTAAAGATTTTCCTGTAAATGTTGGCTATGTTAATAGATTCAGGACGGCTAAGCAAAAATCAGAGACACTGGATGATCTGAAAAACGGTAAAGTAGATATTATCATTGGGACCCATCAACTGGTAAGCAGTTCTGTCAAATTTAAAGACCTCGGTCTGTTAATCATTGATGAGGAACATAAATTTGGGGTTTCGGTGAAAGATAAGCTAAAGACCCTGAAAAATAATGTAGATACCCTTACATTGACTGCGACGCCTATTCCCAGAACATTGCAGTTTTCATTAATGGCAGCAAGAGACTTATCTGTAATCAAGACACCTCCGCCAAACAGACAGCCGGTAGATACCCAATTAATAGGATTCAATGAAGAAATACTTCGTGATGCTGTTTCCTATGAGCTTCAAAGAGATGGACAGGTTTATTTTATCAATAACAGAATTGAAAACCTGAAGGATATTGCAGGGCTTATTCAGCGCTTGGTTCCGGATGCAAGAGTGATTACAGGACATGGGCAGATGGAAGGAAAGCAGTTGGAGAAAAATGTTCTCGATTTTATGGAGGGCAAATATGATGTGCTTGTCTCTACCACCATTGTGGAAAGTGGGGTGGATGTCCCGAATGCCAATACAATTTTCATCAATGATGCTCAAAGATTTGGAATGGCAGATCTCCATCAGATGAGAGGAAGAGTGGGACGTAGCAACAGAAAAGCTTTCTGTTATCTCATTACACCTCCTTACGATATGATGACGGCTGATGCCAGAAAACGTCTGGAAGCCATAGAGCAGTTTTCTGATTTGGGAAGTGGTTTCCAAATTGCAATGAAGGATCTTGAAATTCGTGGAGCTGGTGATTTGTTAGGAGCAGAACAAAGTGGGTTTATTAATGAAATGGGCTTTGAAACCTATCAGAAACTAATGCAGGAGGCACTTGAGGAATTGAAAGATGATGTTGATTTTGAAAACCTATTTGAAAATGAAGAAGACCGACAGAAGCTTTTTAAATCTGTGAAAGATGTTAATATTGATACAGACCTGGAGCTGATGCTGCCGGATTTCTATATTTCCAACACTGAAGAAAGGCTCTTACTCTATCAGAAAATAGCTGACATTAATAATGAAAAGGATTTACACCAGTTTGAACTGGAATTGATTGACCGTTTTGGACCACTGCCTAAGGAAGCAATTAATTTGTTGAAAAGTGTTTCCCTGAAGTGGTTGGCAGCTGATATCGGTTTTGAGAAAATTGTTATGAAAAATGGAGTATTCTTAGGATATTTTCCAGGTAATCCTCAGGATAAATTTTACCAGACAGAGAGATTCAGGCATATCATTAATTATCTCACCAGAAATCCTGCAGAAGCTCAGCTTAAAGAGAAGTCCGGTAAAGAAGGAAATCAGCTCATGATGAGAAAAGAAAGAGTGAAAAATGTAGATGAGGTTAATATTTTACTAAAAGCTATTATTGAACATAATTAA